Sequence from the Sulfuracidifex tepidarius genome:
TCTGCTTTCAGAATTCTTCCTTGGACCTAAGGAAGTGTGGGAAGGCTGGGGAGAAAAGTCCCCTTATTTGAGGGACTCAGTGAGGAGTTTTGGGTCACTAGTATCGAAGTTTCTCTCACATGCGTCATCGAGCGAGATTAAGCCGTCCTCTGAGCTAGGAAAGGAGAGAAGGATTCCCATCAATAACACTTGTAAGGAGTGTAAAATGAACCCTAAGGAGGAAGGAGATCTATGCGGTGCGTGTAAGTTAGCTCAAGATATGTATGTAGAGTTCAGAAATAGCGTCCAGTCCCTGCTTGGAGGTGAAGATAACCCAGGGAAGAGAGTGGAGGTCCTAAGGGCTTTCAACATCATAAGGGAATTAATACACGATCTGAAAGAAAGCGGGAAAGACGTTGTGGGAATTAAAGTGCCGATAACTGTTGATGAGTGGGATGAGAACCATGGTGGGTCAGGGTGGATAGCCTTCTTTGACGCCGATGGAGACAATTTCGGAAAACTTAAGAGCAACGCGACGACCTTGACCCAGTACATAGCAATCCTGAACGGGCTTAGCTTTTACATCTATTACTCTATAGAAAGAGGACTTTTATATACAATTGAAAAGAAGGGGGAGGTAAACTTCGTTCCTCTCGTCCTTGGAGGGGACGACATTATTTTCTTATTCAGAGGAGACGACGTCTTTCTTTTCTCTGAAGGAATGGATATGGCGTTAAAGAACGCAACCTATTCTAGAAAAGGAGGTGAACTTGAGAGGAAAGCTACTGATGCAGACCCTTATATGTGGTTCGGAATCTCTGCAGGGATATTCCTCAGTAACAAGGTAGACTATCCTTTCATATTAGGGAAGGAAGAAGCTGAGAGGCTCCAAGGTATATCGAAAGAGTACTCCAAAACTAAAGTTCAACCCAAGTTAAAGGGAGCAGGTTTAATCACCAGCTTTCTATCCTCGAAGTTCGGAGGAACAGAAGAAGTTTCCTCCTTCCCCGGTCTAGTGTTATCGAGGGAGGACGTCAAGGGATTGTCAGAATACATGTCTGAGTTTTGCAAGTCTGGGCTAAACACTAAGAATATGAGGGAACTTCTGAAGTATATCAAGGAAGATAAGATTTCGCTCACCTATAGAGTCTTTAGATCTAAGGGAACCGATATAGTGAAACTGTTCCTGGAAATGTTCAACGAATTACAAGACGAGGAACTACTACGTAAGCTCGTCATAACATTTATCTCAGTGCTCGAGCCTATGGAAGATATGCCGATCTCTGCAGGGAATGAAAAATTAAAAAAGGATGAAATTTGCACCTTCTTTAATGAACTCGAAGCTAAGGCTCAATCGAGGTAATTCGTATGAAGTATAGTGTGACCTTAATAGTGGATAATTTAAGAGGTTCAAGCGAGAACTCATTTACAGGGGATTTTGAGCCTGATTTAAAGGTTCTTTACATGACCTCTGGCGATAAGGTTCTGGTCGTACCCGGATCTAGCATAAAAGGAGTCATCAAGAAGAACGCATTAATGGTGTGTAAAAATCGAGATCCTATCGAGGAAATATTCGGTCTTCCCGGAACCAAACAGGGAAAGGTGGAATTTGGCTGGGGATATGTCTCATCGGCTAAGCCGAATAAAAGGTACGGTGTGAAATTAGATCAAAAGCTGGGAATAGTGAAAACTGCTCATCTATACTCTTTCGAGTATTTACCTGGAAAACTATCGTTAAAGTTTGAGGCTAGAGAGGTCTACCCTTTATCTCAAAATTCAAGAGAAATATTGAAGAATTCTATCAAATTACTTAAGTATACTTCCATAGGTTGGGGAGGATCTAAAGGGCTGGGTATCATAAAGGAAGTTGAAATTCAAGAAGGGTGAAGAGGTTGATAAAGAAAATTACGGTAATAAATGAAACTCCTTTGCTGATATCCTCCCTTTCAAAAAACTACATGAAGTCTATAGATTTCATTCCTTCTACTACACTTAAAGGTGCATATCTGTCTAGAATTATTGACGGTGATAAGTTATTTAAAGAGAAATCCAAACCTCAAACGTCTCTGAGCTTCACTGATGCCTTCCCATCAATGAAATGTCAGATGAACGTTCCCTCGCTGGCCACTCTATCTAAGGATGAAAGCGGAAAAATAGCCGACAAACTAAACGTGATAATAGATGAACTTGAAGGTAGGAAGAAAATAGGCGAGGAGGTAGTGAGGCTCAAGAAAGGACCGAGGAACTGGTTCCTCGATGGCGAAGTAAAGGAAATTAGAGTTAAACGA
This genomic interval carries:
- a CDS encoding HD domain-containing protein; translation: MSSANYVRPDPLTFKVIRKSTSRESEEIREKVRECWKENLDYWKKGEKGKALNLTADCIVNEIKEEIRLYHKELEIGKSYDVPFVILPADTRFPGFLNSIGDHMITTSAFAVSVALSMYDKGLLGDVIYPFLGNNSCDREILRGFIRLAALLHDLGKMPPCNHAERSYEYVKNIFREDGELAEALALTASRHHYGRYTSQDRRPSNILELIVAFADKVSSSSRSIVFRETDLNSGKDSMMNFLRRARGFKEIGYNIGSDEDLKRIEDLIRDGHVEEDEDFSGVRTYGFLDKDENASLRVNSRLVNAERELIGEKGEGKLVSMYFFEIPSIKSYVSRGTSLKVYAGYSLLIDYLNHEISRRIQEKVGPECVISDEGGSVLAITPSTFKTEEILTGVLDPEKGELRFFKYRDFKEDFLLSEFFLGPKEVWEGWGEKSPYLRDSVRSFGSLVSKFLSHASSSEIKPSSELGKERRIPINNTCKECKMNPKEEGDLCGACKLAQDMYVEFRNSVQSLLGGEDNPGKRVEVLRAFNIIRELIHDLKESGKDVVGIKVPITVDEWDENHGGSGWIAFFDADGDNFGKLKSNATTLTQYIAILNGLSFYIYYSIERGLLYTIEKKGEVNFVPLVLGGDDIIFLFRGDDVFLFSEGMDMALKNATYSRKGGELERKATDADPYMWFGISAGIFLSNKVDYPFILGKEEAERLQGISKEYSKTKVQPKLKGAGLITSFLSSKFGGTEEVSSFPGLVLSREDVKGLSEYMSEFCKSGLNTKNMRELLKYIKEDKISLTYRVFRSKGTDIVKLFLEMFNELQDEELLRKLVITFISVLEPMEDMPISAGNEKLKKDEICTFFNELEAKAQSR
- a CDS encoding RAMP superfamily CRISPR-associated protein — its product is MKYSVTLIVDNLRGSSENSFTGDFEPDLKVLYMTSGDKVLVVPGSSIKGVIKKNALMVCKNRDPIEEIFGLPGTKQGKVEFGWGYVSSAKPNKRYGVKLDQKLGIVKTAHLYSFEYLPGKLSLKFEAREVYPLSQNSREILKNSIKLLKYTSIGWGGSKGLGIIKEVEIQEG